From a single Rhodothermales bacterium genomic region:
- the gcvP gene encoding aminomethyl-transferring glycine dehydrogenase — MPIDLQFTDSFDRRHNGSSDADIQDMLRVVGVPSLDVLSERTVPASIRRTEPLALPPALTEYGLLARARELAARNQVYRSFIGLGYYDTVTPPAIQRNIFENPSWYAQYTPYQAEIAQGRLEALLNYQTMVLDLTGLEIANASLLDEGTAAAEAMMMFQRLVKGQDRHRFLVSNTCHPQTIAVVQMRAEPLGIEVVVGDHRAFTFDESVFGALVQYPATDGAVYDYTDTCAAAHAAGALVVVAADLLSLTLLIPPGEVGADAAVGNSQRFGVPLGYGGPHAAFFATRDEFKRQVPGRIIGLSIDAAGQPALRMALQTREQHIRRDKATSNICTAQVLLAVMAGMYAVYHGPRGLRAIAERVHGATRVLAHGLEQLGYTLKHDLYFDTLCVELTPDEQESILGAADANCINLRAYAGGNIGIALDETVTIDDLDTLLALFDREASGELFAEELAEEAAPADFGAFARTSPYLTHPVFHQYHSETELMRYIHRLSSRDLSLTTSMIPLGSCTMKLNAAAELMPVSFPAFSKMHPFAPAEQAAGYRVVIDELADWLAEITGFDAVSLQPNSGAAGEYTGLLVIRAYHLSRGDTHRTVCIVPESAHGTNPASAVMAGMQVVIVKSTESGDINMTDLREKAAANADKLAAIMVTYPSTHGVFDESIREICEVVHSFGGQVYLDGANMNAQVGLCRPGDFGADVCHLNLHKTFSIPHGGGGPGMGPICVGSHLAPFLPGHPVVATGGEQATGPVSAAPFGSASILLISWAYIAMMGPDGLKRATQLAILNANYLAKRLESHYAILYKGRQGFVAHEFIMDLRPFRQKAGVLEQDVAKRLMDYSYHAPTVSWPVVGTMMIEPTESESKAELDRFVQAMISIRAEIQEIELGIADQTLNVLKQAPHTAAMVTADAWTMPYGREKAAFPASWLRASKFWPSVRRLDDAYGDRNLVCACPPIESYQEA, encoded by the coding sequence ATGCTCCGGGTCGTTGGCGTGCCCTCGCTCGACGTGCTCAGCGAACGCACGGTGCCGGCCTCGATCCGACGCACCGAACCCCTCGCCCTGCCGCCGGCTCTTACGGAATATGGCCTGCTTGCCCGCGCCCGCGAACTCGCGGCCCGGAACCAGGTCTACCGCTCGTTTATCGGCCTTGGCTATTACGACACGGTAACCCCGCCGGCCATCCAGCGCAACATCTTCGAAAATCCTTCCTGGTACGCCCAGTACACCCCTTACCAGGCCGAAATCGCACAGGGCCGGCTGGAAGCGCTGCTGAACTACCAGACGATGGTGCTCGATCTCACGGGCCTCGAAATCGCCAACGCCTCTCTGCTCGACGAAGGCACCGCCGCCGCCGAGGCCATGATGATGTTCCAGCGCCTGGTCAAGGGACAGGACCGACATCGGTTCCTCGTCTCCAACACGTGCCACCCGCAGACCATAGCCGTTGTTCAGATGCGCGCTGAACCGCTGGGGATCGAGGTCGTGGTCGGAGATCACCGCGCCTTTACTTTTGATGAGTCGGTCTTCGGCGCGCTCGTGCAATATCCGGCGACCGACGGCGCGGTCTACGATTACACAGACACCTGCGCGGCCGCGCACGCCGCCGGCGCCCTGGTCGTCGTCGCGGCAGATCTGCTCAGCCTCACGCTCCTCATCCCCCCCGGCGAGGTCGGCGCGGACGCCGCGGTGGGCAACAGCCAGCGCTTCGGCGTGCCCCTGGGTTACGGCGGCCCCCACGCGGCCTTCTTCGCCACCCGCGACGAATTCAAACGGCAGGTGCCCGGCCGGATCATCGGCCTGTCGATCGACGCCGCCGGCCAGCCGGCGCTGCGCATGGCGCTCCAGACCCGCGAACAGCACATTCGACGGGATAAGGCGACCTCCAACATCTGCACGGCCCAGGTGCTCCTGGCCGTCATGGCCGGCATGTACGCCGTCTACCACGGGCCGCGCGGCCTCCGGGCCATCGCCGAACGCGTACACGGCGCCACACGTGTCCTGGCCCATGGGCTCGAACAACTCGGCTATACCCTCAAGCACGATCTGTATTTCGACACCCTTTGCGTTGAACTCACGCCCGACGAACAAGAATCGATCCTCGGCGCGGCGGACGCCAACTGCATCAACCTGCGGGCCTATGCCGGCGGCAACATCGGCATCGCCCTCGATGAAACCGTCACCATCGACGACCTGGACACGCTCCTCGCGCTGTTCGACCGCGAAGCATCCGGCGAGCTCTTCGCGGAGGAACTGGCCGAGGAGGCCGCGCCGGCCGACTTCGGCGCGTTCGCCCGCACCAGCCCCTACCTCACACACCCCGTATTCCACCAGTACCACTCGGAAACGGAGCTGATGCGGTACATCCATCGCCTGTCCTCGCGGGACCTGTCGCTCACTACGAGCATGATCCCGCTGGGCTCGTGTACGATGAAGCTGAACGCCGCCGCCGAGTTGATGCCGGTCTCGTTTCCGGCTTTCAGCAAGATGCACCCGTTTGCGCCCGCCGAGCAGGCCGCCGGCTACCGGGTCGTCATCGATGAACTGGCGGACTGGCTCGCGGAGATCACGGGCTTCGACGCGGTGTCGCTCCAGCCCAACTCCGGCGCCGCCGGCGAGTACACCGGGCTCCTCGTGATCCGCGCCTACCATCTCAGCCGCGGCGACACGCACCGTACCGTGTGTATCGTGCCCGAGTCGGCCCACGGCACGAACCCGGCCAGCGCGGTAATGGCCGGCATGCAGGTTGTCATCGTGAAGAGCACGGAGAGCGGCGACATCAACATGACCGACCTGCGCGAGAAAGCGGCCGCGAACGCGGATAAGCTCGCGGCCATCATGGTCACCTACCCCTCCACCCACGGCGTATTCGACGAGTCGATCCGCGAAATCTGCGAGGTGGTCCACAGCTTCGGGGGCCAGGTGTATCTGGATGGCGCCAACATGAACGCCCAGGTGGGCCTGTGCCGGCCGGGCGACTTCGGCGCCGACGTCTGCCACCTCAATCTCCACAAGACGTTCAGCATCCCGCACGGCGGCGGCGGACCCGGCATGGGGCCGATTTGCGTAGGGAGCCACCTGGCGCCTTTCCTCCCCGGCCATCCGGTGGTGGCCACCGGAGGCGAACAGGCCACCGGGCCGGTCTCGGCGGCACCGTTCGGCAGCGCGAGCATCCTCCTCATCTCGTGGGCCTACATCGCCATGATGGGGCCGGACGGCCTCAAACGCGCGACCCAGCTGGCTATTCTGAACGCCAACTACCTCGCAAAGCGCCTCGAAAGCCACTACGCCATCCTCTACAAGGGACGGCAAGGCTTCGTCGCGCACGAGTTCATCATGGACCTCCGTCCATTCCGCCAGAAAGCCGGCGTACTTGAACAGGATGTGGCCAAACGCCTGATGGACTACAGCTACCACGCCCCGACCGTCTCGTGGCCTGTCGTCGGCACCATGATGATCGAGCCGACAGAGAGCGAGTCGAAGGCGGAGCTGGACCGCTTCGTCCAGGCGATGATCTCTATCCGCGCCGAGATCCAGGAGATCGAACTCGGCATCGCGGACCAGACGCTCAACGTCCTCAAGCAGGCCCCGCACACCGCCGCCATGGTCACGGCCGACGCGTGGACGATGCCGTACGGGCGCGAAAAAGCCGCCTTCCCGGCATCCTGGCTCCGTGCATCCAAGTTCTGGCCCAGTGTCCGCCGGCTCGATGACGCCTATGGCGACCGCAACCTGGTCTGCGCCTGCCCACCGATCGAGAGCTATCAGGAGGCGTGA
- a CDS encoding hydroxymethylglutaryl-CoA lyase, translated as MMSLPARVTIAEVGMRDGFQFEAKPIPTDLKREVLQGLVAAGVPRIQVTSFVHPTRVPQMADAEELCARLPEGDTVYTGLALNARGVERAAAAGLGFVDLSISTNDRHSRDNAGMSLVEAIEEAEVMIGLARRLGIQAQMGLQCVFGYAAPGDTPLDRVVDLARRYALLGLESLSLADTTGMAHPVSIQRVVEEVQSVVGDVPIVLHLHDTRGLGMANVLAALQAGVTRFDASMGGLGGCPFIPGATGNIATEDTIYLLEAMGIETGIDRRRVGAITRGLEAFLGRELPGKMHRLDVKSHAS; from the coding sequence ATGATGTCCCTACCCGCCCGCGTGACCATCGCCGAGGTCGGCATGCGCGATGGCTTCCAGTTCGAGGCGAAGCCGATTCCCACCGACCTGAAGCGCGAGGTGCTGCAGGGCCTGGTGGCGGCCGGCGTGCCGCGGATCCAGGTCACGTCGTTCGTCCACCCGACGCGGGTACCGCAGATGGCGGATGCCGAAGAGTTATGCGCCCGGCTGCCCGAGGGTGACACCGTGTACACGGGTCTGGCGCTGAACGCGCGGGGCGTGGAGCGGGCGGCGGCAGCCGGCCTGGGGTTCGTCGATCTGTCGATCTCGACCAATGATCGACATAGCCGCGACAATGCGGGTATGTCGCTCGTTGAGGCTATCGAGGAGGCTGAAGTGATGATCGGCCTTGCCCGCCGGCTGGGGATTCAGGCGCAGATGGGCCTCCAGTGTGTGTTTGGCTACGCCGCGCCGGGCGACACGCCGTTGGATCGGGTGGTAGATTTGGCGCGCCGGTATGCCCTTCTCGGGCTCGAGTCGCTCTCCCTGGCCGATACCACCGGGATGGCCCATCCTGTATCGATCCAGCGAGTGGTAGAAGAGGTCCAGTCCGTCGTTGGGGATGTGCCCATCGTGCTGCATCTTCACGACACGCGCGGCCTGGGCATGGCCAACGTGCTCGCCGCGCTTCAGGCCGGCGTGACCCGGTTCGACGCCTCGATGGGCGGCCTCGGCGGATGTCCGTTTATCCCGGGCGCGACAGGCAATATCGCGACGGAGGATACGATCTATCTACTCGAAGCCATGGGGATCGAGACGGGGATTGACCGCCGTCGGGTGGGGGCGATCACGCGCGGGTTAGAGGCGTTTTTAGGCCGTGAGTTGCCGGGTAAGATGCATCGGCTGGACGTGAAAAGTCACGCCTCCTGA